A single window of Kitasatospora sp. HUAS MG31 DNA harbors:
- a CDS encoding methylated-DNA--[protein]-cysteine S-methyltransferase, translating into MTTVFTTMDSPLGRLLLSGVVDGDGPLALTAVTAPGQKGALAEPGDGWLPDEEALAPAVEQLTAYFARELTEFDLRLAPEGSAFRQRVWAALDDVPYGGTITYGGLGEAVGLSPRAVRAVGGAVGANPLLIVRPCHRVMGANGALTGFAAGVDRKRWLLDHERGATLF; encoded by the coding sequence GTGACCACCGTGTTCACGACCATGGACAGCCCGCTCGGCCGGCTGCTGCTCAGCGGCGTGGTGGACGGCGACGGGCCGCTCGCCCTCACCGCGGTCACCGCCCCCGGGCAGAAGGGCGCCCTGGCGGAGCCGGGCGACGGCTGGCTGCCGGACGAGGAGGCGCTGGCGCCCGCGGTGGAGCAGTTGACTGCCTACTTCGCCCGGGAGTTGACCGAGTTCGACCTGCGGCTGGCGCCGGAGGGCAGCGCCTTCCGGCAGCGGGTGTGGGCCGCGCTGGACGACGTCCCGTACGGCGGGACGATCACCTACGGCGGGCTCGGCGAGGCGGTCGGGCTGTCGCCGCGGGCGGTCCGGGCGGTGGGCGGCGCGGTCGGGGCCAACCCGCTGCTGATCGTCCGGCCGTGCCACCGCGTCATGGGGGCCAACGGAGCCCTCACCGGCTTCGCCGCCGGGGTGGACCGCAAGCGCTGGCTCCTCGACCACGAGCGCGGCGCCACCCTGTTCTGA
- a CDS encoding MarR family winged helix-turn-helix transcriptional regulator, which yields MSPQFEALPAPSGPSGPSAPHAPSALEEAAAVELAQRLTDVITRLRRALRSSIRTDYPWESLPMAQVELLQTLAAAPLRVGELAARQRLAPNTVSGLIGKLLEAGFVDRQPDPGDRRTARIALTDAGRQQLRDWQRAHEHRLADALESLSPADRDAAMLALPALDRLARALTAPDDRTP from the coding sequence ATGTCGCCGCAGTTCGAAGCCCTCCCCGCGCCGTCCGGACCGTCCGGACCGTCCGCGCCGCACGCGCCGTCCGCGCTGGAGGAGGCGGCCGCCGTGGAACTGGCCCAGCGGCTGACCGATGTGATCACCCGACTGCGGCGGGCCCTGCGGAGCAGCATCCGCACCGACTACCCGTGGGAGTCGCTGCCGATGGCGCAGGTGGAGCTGCTGCAGACGCTGGCCGCCGCCCCGCTGCGGGTGGGCGAGCTGGCGGCCCGGCAGCGGCTGGCGCCGAACACCGTCAGCGGGCTGATCGGCAAGCTGCTGGAGGCCGGGTTCGTCGACCGCCAGCCCGACCCGGGCGACCGCCGCACCGCCCGGATCGCCCTGACCGACGCCGGGCGGCAGCAGCTGCGGGACTGGCAGCGGGCCCACGAGCACCGCCTCGCCGACGCCCTGGAGAGCCTGTCCCCCGCCGACCGGGACGCCGCCATGCTCGCCCTCCCCGCCCTCGACCGGCTGGCCCGCGCCCTCACCGCCCCCGACGACCGCACCCCCTGA
- a CDS encoding LacI family DNA-binding transcriptional regulator, translating into MQQQRPSAEAGEAGSPSRPTLESVAERAGVSRATASRVVNGGAGVREALREKVLRAVEELGYVPNLAARTLVTRRNQAVAVVVAEPESRLFSDPFFAQHLRGISRELSAADNQMVLLLIEEQRDYDRVGRYLAGGHVDGALLFSLHSADPLPEMARRVGLPFVVGGRPGWPGAESDRDLVYVDSDNRGGARLAVQHLQSLGRTRIATITGPLDQTSSMDRLDGYRDLLPDGDPELIAEGDFTPEGGMRAMSELLERRPELDAVFAASDLMASGALRVLRAAGRRVPEDVAVVGFDDLESVAAWTEPTLTTVRQDIEGMGRLMARLLLRRLTGPTPGPGPTSVITPTRLITRHSA; encoded by the coding sequence GTGCAGCAGCAGCGGCCGTCGGCCGAGGCCGGCGAGGCCGGATCCCCCTCCCGCCCGACGCTGGAGTCGGTGGCCGAACGGGCCGGGGTGTCCCGGGCCACCGCCTCCCGGGTGGTCAACGGCGGCGCCGGCGTCCGCGAGGCCCTGCGGGAGAAGGTGCTGCGGGCCGTGGAGGAGCTCGGGTACGTCCCGAACCTCGCCGCCCGCACCCTGGTCACCCGCCGCAACCAGGCCGTCGCCGTGGTCGTCGCCGAACCCGAGAGCCGGCTCTTCTCGGACCCCTTCTTCGCCCAGCACCTGCGCGGCATCAGCCGCGAACTGTCCGCCGCCGACAACCAGATGGTGCTGCTGCTGATCGAGGAGCAGCGCGACTACGACCGGGTCGGCCGGTACCTGGCCGGCGGGCACGTGGACGGTGCGCTGCTGTTCTCGCTGCACAGCGCCGACCCGCTGCCGGAGATGGCCCGGCGGGTCGGCCTGCCGTTCGTGGTCGGCGGACGGCCCGGCTGGCCCGGCGCCGAGTCCGACCGGGACCTGGTGTACGTCGACAGCGACAACCGCGGCGGCGCCCGGCTCGCCGTCCAGCACCTCCAGTCCCTCGGCCGGACCCGGATCGCCACCATCACCGGCCCGCTCGACCAGACCTCCTCGATGGACCGACTGGACGGCTACCGCGACCTGCTGCCCGACGGCGACCCCGAGCTGATCGCCGAGGGCGACTTCACGCCCGAGGGCGGAATGCGGGCGATGTCCGAACTGCTGGAGCGGAGGCCGGAGTTGGACGCCGTCTTCGCGGCCTCCGACCTGATGGCCTCGGGGGCGCTGCGGGTCCTGCGGGCGGCCGGACGCCGCGTCCCGGAGGACGTCGCGGTGGTCGGCTTCGACGACCTCGAATCGGTCGCCGCCTGGACGGAGCCGACGCTCACCACCGTCCGCCAGGACATCGAGGGCATGGGACGCCTGATGGCCCGCCTCCTCCTCCGCCGCCTCACCGGCCCCACCCCGGGCCCCGGCCCCACCTCCGTCATCACCCCCACCCGCCTCATCACCCGCCACTCCGCCTGA
- a CDS encoding DNA-3-methyladenine glycosylase 2 family protein gives MIDDETRYRAVDSRDSRFDGVFFTAVRTTGIYCRPSCPAVTPKRVNCTFYPTAAAAQGAGYRACRRCRPDSVPGSPEWNHRADLVGRAMRLIGDGVVDREGVAGLASRLGYSARQLQRQLTAELGAGPLALARAQRAQTARLLLQTTELPVTEIAFAAGFASVRQFNDTVREVYDRTPSGLRAERATGRRTVGATAGTLSLRLAYRGALDSDHLIDFLALRAVPGVEEVVPGGRPGVRTYRRTLALPYGHGIAEVDGLGGADPATRGWLDCRLTLTDLRDLTTAVHRLRALFDLDADPDAVDEQLAAHHGLGALVRARPGLRSPGHVDPHELAARAVLGQQITVAAARTLAARLAETYGAALPRPSGGLRLLFPTAAALAGAEDADLAMPDSRRRALRGLCAALAEGAVRLDGGVDREQAAADLLALPGIGPWTVGYLRMRALADPDVFLPGDVGVRHGLARLGLPGDPRSAERTARAWAPWRSYAVHRLWLAATGEAAGPGPGAAVAPDRLVAVAAGTEETP, from the coding sequence GTGATCGACGACGAGACCAGGTACCGGGCCGTGGACAGCCGGGACTCCCGCTTCGACGGGGTCTTCTTCACCGCGGTCCGGACGACCGGCATCTACTGCCGCCCGAGCTGCCCGGCGGTCACCCCGAAGCGGGTGAACTGCACCTTCTACCCCACCGCCGCGGCCGCCCAGGGCGCGGGCTACCGCGCCTGCCGCCGGTGCCGGCCGGACTCGGTGCCGGGCTCGCCCGAGTGGAACCACCGCGCCGACCTGGTCGGCCGCGCCATGCGGCTGATCGGCGACGGCGTGGTGGACCGCGAGGGTGTCGCCGGCCTGGCCTCCCGCCTCGGCTACAGCGCCCGCCAGCTCCAGCGGCAGCTCACCGCGGAACTCGGCGCGGGCCCCCTGGCGCTGGCCCGCGCCCAGCGCGCGCAGACCGCCCGGCTGCTCCTGCAGACCACCGAACTCCCGGTCACCGAGATCGCGTTCGCGGCCGGCTTCGCCTCCGTGCGGCAGTTCAACGACACCGTCCGCGAGGTGTACGACCGCACCCCGAGCGGCCTGCGGGCCGAGCGTGCCACCGGTCGCCGCACGGTCGGCGCGACCGCCGGCACGCTGAGCCTGAGGCTCGCCTACCGGGGCGCGCTGGACAGCGACCACCTGATCGACTTCCTGGCCCTGCGCGCGGTCCCCGGCGTGGAGGAGGTGGTCCCCGGCGGGCGGCCCGGCGTCCGCACCTACCGCCGCACCCTGGCCCTCCCGTACGGCCACGGAATCGCCGAGGTGGACGGCCTCGGCGGCGCCGACCCCGCGACCCGCGGCTGGCTGGACTGCCGGCTCACCCTCACCGACCTGCGCGACCTGACCACCGCCGTGCACCGGCTCCGCGCGCTGTTCGACCTGGATGCCGACCCCGACGCGGTGGACGAGCAGCTCGCCGCGCACCACGGCCTGGGCGCCCTGGTCCGGGCCCGGCCGGGGCTGCGCTCGCCCGGCCATGTCGACCCGCACGAGCTCGCCGCCCGCGCCGTCCTCGGCCAGCAGATCACCGTGGCCGCCGCCCGCACCCTGGCCGCGCGGCTCGCCGAGACGTACGGCGCGGCCCTGCCGCGGCCCAGCGGCGGTCTGCGCCTGCTGTTCCCGACCGCCGCCGCGCTGGCCGGAGCCGAGGACGCGGACCTGGCGATGCCGGACTCCCGCCGCCGGGCGCTGCGCGGCCTGTGCGCCGCCCTCGCCGAGGGGGCCGTCCGGCTGGACGGCGGCGTGGACCGCGAGCAGGCCGCCGCGGACCTGCTCGCGCTGCCGGGCATCGGCCCGTGGACGGTCGGCTACCTGCGGATGCGGGCCCTCGCCGACCCGGACGTCTTCCTGCCCGGCGACGTCGGCGTCCGGCACGGCCTGGCCCGGCTCGGCCTGCCGGGCGACCCGCGGTCCGCCGAACGCACCGCACGGGCCTGGGCGCCGTGGCGCTCGTACGCGGTGCACCGCCTCTGGCTGGCGGCGACGGGGGAGGCCGCCGGCCCCGGACCCGGGGCCGCAGTCGCACCGGACCGGCTCGTCGCCGTCGCGGCGGGGACGGAGGAGACACCGTGA
- a CDS encoding ASCH domain-containing protein: protein MSDESGWAGLPKAEFAFPGPLRDQLVTAILDGVKTSTTGVLAEYEKYEEPLPVVGQRQVVVDSADRPVAVIELTEVRVAPLAEVDLQHAVDEGEGYTTVAEWRAGHERFWHGAEVREAMQDPEFTVDDTTQLVLERFRLVERI from the coding sequence ATGAGTGACGAGAGTGGTTGGGCCGGCCTGCCGAAGGCGGAGTTCGCGTTTCCGGGCCCGCTGCGGGACCAGCTGGTGACCGCGATCCTGGACGGCGTGAAGACGAGCACCACCGGCGTGCTCGCCGAGTACGAGAAGTACGAGGAGCCGCTGCCCGTGGTGGGCCAGCGGCAGGTGGTGGTGGACTCGGCGGACCGTCCGGTGGCGGTGATCGAGCTGACGGAGGTCCGGGTGGCGCCGCTCGCCGAGGTGGATCTGCAACACGCGGTGGACGAGGGCGAGGGCTACACCACGGTCGCCGAGTGGCGGGCCGGGCACGAGAGGTTCTGGCACGGCGCCGAAGTGCGGGAGGCCATGCAGGACCCGGAGTTCACCGTCGACGACACCACGCAGCTGGTGCTGGAGCGCTTCCGCCTGGTCGAACGCATCTGA